The genome window ggtttttttttccaaggaaagtAGAAGAGACCAGGCAAATTCCTTACTAACTTAAAATTTTAACTAAATTCACTGTGAACCTGTTCAATTTCTAATTTAATTATTCCTGAAGTCTTCACTAAAAGATTTAAAACTCTCCAGGTATGTCACATCACTGGAAAATGTGCTTGTTTTCAGCTTCAACAGTTGAGTTCATTATTAGTATCAccagtaagtaaataaaaagagaTCAGAATTTCAAGACTGCAAAtagaatgtttttaaattagcaATCAGAGAAGGAATTTCAACTACAGCAAAATAGCAGGTGTAGTTGTATTTCAGGTTGGAAGCCATCCTTACCTGATTACAAATGCAGTAACGTGGCTCATTTGGATCATAGGTCCAGTCAACCTGGCTATTAGAATCAGACTCTGGTATTACTGCTGTTTGCTGAGACAGTTCTTGTGCCAGTGCAGATGAAGAAGAACATGATGATAGAGAGGAAGACGAGGAAGATGATGAGGACTGCTGACTTGaggatttgttgttgtttctgggtgggagggaagaaaaaaatagcatgcataatttaaattcatttcCTGCCAAGTGAAAGAATCACTGAACAAGTACTTTGTTGGCTCTGAAATACTGCAGTATCTAAATACCAAAGCATCATTCTCTAACAGATTTCATTCAACAATCGCAAGAACTGAAATGGACACACCGAATGCTCTTCGGAGAAGGAAACAAGTCATACCACCTTACATGTACAAGACACTATTCCAATCAATGGAATTTAACAGCTTTAAAGTGCCCAGTGGCTTTAATGAATGTTTTCCTTCACAAAATTTTCCATCAACAGCCCTGGCGTCAAGTTCCCATAAAAATTATGTTACCAATAAAACAGGAATTTACATATAAATAATATCATATGTCATGTTCAATAGATTACTGTTTTGAAGATGACTGATTCTATGTTAATCTCCACTCAAGCATCACCAATCACTCCATAGGAACAGTGCCAGAATACAAATTCTATGCTTTTGCTTATAGGTCAGATCTGACACCCAAGATATccataaatgaaaaatgcttctAAGACAAAATTATTAACTGAGCTGTGAATACACACAAATttgtatgaagaaaaaaactcaaGTCAGTTTAAAAGGATGAGCGTTTTGAGACAAACTCTTTCAAGTACAACCTGTGACTGTTGTCACAATGTGTTGTGACACTGtgttgtttaaaatgtttttaaacttcattttaatcagaaataaaattcattctGTTTCCTGCCCTAGACAGGCAGCCATCGGAAAGCATTGTGATTATTTGTGAAGTGGCATGAAGCAGATCTccagattattttaaaaccatctACAAACCATTGCATGGTAATTCCCAACATTTTCCGTTAGGCCAAATCTTCtctccaaaacacagaaaaatgaggGAAGAAACTAGACTATATCACAGATGGAAAAGCAAATCAGGACATTTAGTTAAAACTTTGGAATGAGTTTGCTTAAAAGTGAGAGGGCAAAAGAAGAAAGCCCTGAACAAAAAAAGGCCAGCAGGCAGTAACTACCTTCTGCTGATCGCTCCCCGATATTAAATATGAAGTATTTCTATATGGCCCATGacctttaaaagaaagcttaGCTGTCTTGAAAGCTATAATTGTGGTCAACAAGTAAGAAAACCTACTTGCTTTTTCTGCCACTTCGTGAATCTGTGGTTGATGAACTTAATGTCTGTGTTAATGTAGATGCCAGAGCTGATGATGAATATCCAGTTGAATCTCTGGATAAAGAAAATTCTCTTCCAAGCTGAAAATCATTGTTCTTAAACGCTTCATAGCTGGCTTTTAGACTGGATGTTCGTCTTCCTTCCTTCATCTAAAAGGAATACTGACATTGTATCAGATTACACAGTAGAGCTCTTACAGAAGACATACTAGGCTGCTAACTGCTAATTATTTGCACATACATTTGCACAGGTCCATTAGTTACCCTGTATAACAAAATGATGTATAGCAAGATGTAAAAAGGTGTAAAAATATCCCACAAGAAAAGCTAGAAAACAAGCTGTCCCTTTATGCAAGTTTTACAGGATGAAACTAGCATATAAACAAAAATGATATTATGAGAACTGAATCACATCAGCTGAAAGTGATCATGggaattcagaaaaaataaaaaatcattagTCTTTCTTCTTAATCAATAGTGGATGGCAGAATGACAAGAACATTTTGACATTACCTGCGCCGTGGCTTGCACTGCTTGAGCTGCTGCCATGGTAATTGCACCGGCCCCGGATCCTGAAGATAATGAGCCCAGGTTATATGATGCCAATGGTTGAGAAGAGTTTGTATTGTATGCATTGTTTGAAGAGGATGATGAATTATTGTTTCGACACCCTTGATGAACAGAACACATTTATgaaattcaaaatgaaactaaatTCCTTTGCATTTTAAGAAGAGTTATATATGACAACCAGTGAAAGAGTAGGAACTCCGTTTATGCATCAGAGCAGTCTgatcatttggaaaaaagtttaAGAAGTCATCTGACACAGCCAGTATTGgcttatgaaaaaaagaattttgttcCCCACCTATCCTCATGTGCAAGGAGTCCTCTTAGAAAGACAGTCCTCACTATCATATTCAACTATCAAAGAACAGATGCAGCTGCTATGTCTATGTCTATATAGACCCAACCTCCACTGAAATAATGCTGACTACTGTAACCATCAGGAAGAGAGTAGGAATGTGACTGTACAGCTATACTGCTTCTGAAGTAGAACTTCTAAAAATCTTAACTCTAAACACTATCAATCACAGTTTTAATGCAACGCAGATTTCCATGGCCATCTACAGACTGACAGCTGCTCAAAACTTAGTTAATTTTATTTGCCATCTCACGTGAAGTTCcttcaaaacaaaagtaaaatggATATGAGGGAGACTACTTAAAACTGATAAACAGCACTAAATTCCAAAACATAAGGTAGTTTACTTACTATAACCTCTCACAAtctcttattttcagaaaagaaactatGAAACACCCTAATTTTGAAAATGGGCAGAAGGttgtgatggtttttttttatttactactCAAAAAGAATTCTCACCTCTTTTCAAAGAGACAACACATGAAAGAATTTTATCGTAATCAAATGCCACGTCAGAccaacccttaaaaaaaaaagtgtgaaaattCTTCTCCCTTACTTTGGAAATTGTTGCATGCGTTTCTTTTCCCCGAAGTAATAATGCATTGATCTCTTATATTTCTACTACTGGCTGAATGAAACTCTTGTTACCTTCTTCCAAGCAGTGTAAATAACAAGAAACAGCCAACATGCAGCTGTTAAATGACAACAAAACTGATGCACTTCATGGACAACACAGATGAGTAACAATGCCTGCGATTTCCCATGTTTCAAATGATTGAAAATCCCAGTGGAAAGGGTATGAGCCTCTGATTTCAAAAGACAGTAACTCACAAATATAATTGGGTTTCTCTTCTTccaattaaaaaagcaataaaatgcaaGACAATGAAGATTACCTGGTGTATTTTCTTTAGAAGCATCTGAAGTCAGGGTAGATAGAAGAGCTTCAGATTTAAACTTCTTTTCAGGAACATGATCTGTTGTACTATGGTGAGAAGATGGATTGTGTTTCCTTTCTAAATGAAACAAATGGAGGGAACTTAAATGTAAAACCTTTTCAGCATGAAAGTCAAACTATAACCAGACATAATAAACCAGCACTTTCGACTCATTCCCACCAGCAAAATCTTATTGTTTCAATCTTGCACTTCTTCTGAATAGATATTATTATCACTGCATTAtgcctttcccccccacccccccaatgtttggagaaagaagaagaaagttctgaactttttttttttctaatactactcaacaaaaaataaggaaacatAAAATGTAGATGTGTTCTTAAGTCTCAAAGACTTACTCTCTACTGGAGTGTGAGAATGGGCGTGATGGTTATTCACAGGCTGTGATGGTGTATCCAGCTCCAGAGACCCTAAGAGGGAGGTAAAAAGGATAGGAAAATTTCAGTCATCATTGCcatggttttgatttttagatACTACATGAATCTTTATAATATTAACCAAATCACTATGcagttatatttattttaatcagaaGGATTTTTCCTAGAGTTGAAACCCTTCCTGTACTACAACCAGGAGCCGCTGAGgagaacagttttaaaataaaaactggtgACTGCTGCTGTTCAACTGTTGAAATTAAGAAGTTAAAATCAAGACCAATAAGGAGAACAAACAACAACGTTGCTGTCAACATGCCACTTATTCAAATGAGTTGCACACAAGCCGGTGACGTTTGGAGAATGCTGTACCAAACGTACTGACAATCTACAACAATATGAATTGAAAAGAAGATTGTACCAGGTAAACTGTGTTAACAAGGCATCTTGTCACACCGAGTCAAAACACACAAGCGCTAGCAAGGCCTTTTGAGATGATCTAACACTCAACAGGAAGGGCTTCAGATCATTATCTGAATTTTCTTAACGTTCAAAATACAGAGCAACAATccaaaggggggggaaaaaaaaaaaaaggcaggaggggCACAAATGCAAGTCTATGTCTAAGAATAACATTTCTTGTAATATGAGGCTAAAGGATCGCAGCATAGGAGAGACTTTGACCATAAATTTCCATTAGAACAATATACAACAGTTTATGTATCAATCTTTGGCAAAAAGATTTTGAACTAGCTGCAATACCTACCAACTTACGTTTATACAGAAGACAATCCAAGAAAGTAATTCACATTCATTTTGCAAAATCTGTAGCTTCAACGTTTCTTTACccctttgtttttcagtgctttccaaAATTACATGAGTGTATTAcaaaagtttaaagaaaattattctagaTGAAGTTCAAAGCATAAGGAGATATTTTGGCCGAGCTAACATTAATCATGCTATGAACTAGTCCAAAGGCTGCCCTCTGGCGGAACCTCAACAATATGTATTTACTctgaaaggtaaaaatattAAGTGGCTTCTacttttcactttattaaaaaataaaataaataccttaAGGATGCAAGGTGCAGTCTCGTACATTTCTATCTTGAGTTCTTGAAATTCTACCTACCTACCTCACCTCGCCAAACACATAGCTCAACTGAAGGTAGTATCACATCTTAAAACTGCAGCTGAGATACCAACTAAGATAAACTAGTCCTTTTCTGTAGTTCCTAGTTCATTAAAAGCACGCACTTTGCAGGTTTGTTTTTGTGCCTGTTATCTGTAATAgcaattacaaataaaaaatccaaaacctCCCAGCTTTTATGACAAAGCCACACAAAGttcaaagaaagaatatttatttctaatctCCTCGAGTGATTTAAGTTACTTCTCACTGTTCCAGGGTATGAGAACAGTCACTGCCTCTTAGCTCCATAATCACAATAGTTAAATCAACTTTGAAATTTATCATAATCACATTTGAACTTTATGTCTAAATGCTGATGCGTACAGAAAGGCCGAATTCTTCCACACTAAGCTGGCCAAAAAGCTGGCACATTACATTTTTGTTCACATACTGAATACCAGCATTGCTATATTTGTTAAGCATGAAGGTTTCTTACCCAAATGCTTCTCCCTCACTACCCCATTACAAAACAACCCACTCTctcccctttaaaaaaagaaaaccactaaGTACCTAACTTTACTTGACATTCCACACCTATAACTAAAATAATGACCTTCCTCAATTTGGTGGCAATCAATTCAAGTAAGAAATGGTACACTTTTAACTGGGTAGGTGGCAAGCTTAGGCTGAAGTACTTGTCTGAACACCTACAGTTATTAAAAACAGGTTTAAAGAATTCTGTACCTTACTGTAGCAATTGACAAGTGCAACAGTTGTGCGAAAAAAACATTATTCTAATTACTCACTTGTATTTTGACTTCATTGGTAAAAACTGAGGTTGAAACTAAAATTTGAGAATCGCTGACTGATGAAAAAGCATGCGGGTTAAAACACAATTTTGAAACAAGTGGAAATACTGCCAGCCACTAACAAGTgtatgatattttaattttgcaaattgACAGAAAATCTGTCAAGTTCTTGAAGAAAATCATGCATACTTACGTCTCTCTagtatttctgtaattccagCATTATCTGCTTCGAGTTCCATTTTAAATTTAGCAAGTTCCTGGTCCAATTTTCTCAAATGACGGTCTACCTGTTTTTGAGACAAAGCAACAATAAATAGCATCCAGTTCTAGAACACGAATATCGACATACTTAATCTCTGGCTTGCTAAATATTTCCCTTCCAGCAATTCTCTGCCATGCAGCACTAAGCACGTATAAAAGCACGCAGAAGCATAACTTCTCAGTCACCTACATTTCCCTAACTCAGCAGAGATGCTACAGTTAACACCAAAATAGCGCTGTTGCTCCTAAGCTGTGCAGTCAATCCCAGCATACAATAAGGCTGCATATTGGCTCAGCAGCTAGAAGCGCTCCTCTTACTGTAGGCTATGTTCCAAGACACAGCGTTAAGTGTTTTGTTTGAGAAAAAAGATTAAGAGGACTTGGGGGCGTTGTGGGTGCACGtatagaaaggagaaagaacagTACCTAACATGCACTTTAGAAGAAATTGGGCTGCATTGGGGAAACTGCAAGTTTACTGAATTGCAGTTTGTACGCCACTATACACATCACTAAACTTAAGTATTCAGTAAAAGGGTCTCTAAACTGAAAGCGTAAAGACTCCTGTGCATTGAGTAAACTATGACATGCTCTTGGGTACTGAAAATtaccaaaaaaacacaaacacacacgcCCCCAAACTTAATATAATGGAAAGAAACACTATGTTCCAAACGCTTTCTTCATCTGTAGTCATACAGCAGAATTCTAAACTATTAAAAATTGAACACGTTTTTGCAGTTACCAGCTAACCAAAAGAGAGGAGTAAGTTCCAACTTTTGGAACTAACTTTTAGTTAACTGAAGTGAAACTAAAGCAGGCAAGACATATTTGTTTTATGTCTACTATATTTTAGTGCAGTCTGACTTGCAGGTTCTGTTCTctgagaaaatgtaaaataaatatgcctaaaattaaaaaaacacaggcTATAAGGAAAAGTAACTCGCTCGTGGtctcctttcagaaaaaaaataaatagaacaaCATCAACATGCATGAAAACCTTGtgatttctaaaattatttctgtatgttttgtATTTAAGTGACACTACCCAAAGCAACAAAATTCTCAAAAGTCAgtaaaatattcagtatttctttcacCAGCAAAAATATCTCTATGTAGCTGACATAACAGTACAGGTAGCACAGTTGTTGTGCTTATCAAATTGTTTAGAACTCCTCAGGGCATAAATTTAGGTAATTCGCCACAAGCCTTCTGTCCACTTACCAAATCATATATTTGATTAGCCAGCTGCACTTTTTCATCTGCATCTTCCAAGGCCTTATAATAATCCTGTtataaagagaattttttttaaattatgaaagtACCTGAATTACTTTCATCAATTTAAGCTACTGTTATCCAGCACAAAATGTAAGTTTAAAGGAGAAATTCaagttgtttttcagaaagactGTGAAACTCTACTGTAAACAACAATTAGCTAAATTTTAGATGAGAGATATTAAACATCAATTTATCGTTTGTGCCTTAGAAAAAGCCAAACTGCAAGATGCGGACACTTCCTCCTACAGTGGTATTTACATTTCTGCAAGAAATGCTACAAGAAAGGAAACAGTCttggatttattttatattacacAGCATAATGTTATGGACTCAAAATGAGATGATGTCTTTTACTTTGTATGGATCTTTAGGACCACTGCAGATACTACTGCCCTTCAAAATGATGCTAAACAGTACTGTGAGGGGAGGCCTTTCTAGCACTGCAGTTAAATAGAGATAATTATGTATATAGTTTATAgtttaacttattttaaaatacatttctattaACTCATATGTGTATTCTAAAGCTATCCCATTTTAAAGTCTGctttaacaaacaaaaaacgacagacaaaactttttttattttataaagtatGTTTACACATGTTTTTACTCTAGTTTTAAACAGGTTTAAGTGCCTTATTAGTCTCCATTTCCACTGAACAGTATCCTGCTTAGGCGAAAACCACTTGTAATCTTGGTTCAACTGAAGTCGAAagcaaatttttcattttctccagtaAAGTAAGAGCTTTgacttcttctttttttaaatacagaaatctaTTTGTattaattaaggaaaaaaagcccttggACAAGTAAGTGGCTGAAGTAGCAAGTGTAGGAGACTACAAAGGAGTTTCTCCTGACAAAATGATGGACTACCTTGCTAACAATACCACCACCAATGCCCGAGTGTTGAaggataaaacaaaacacatccaTCTTACTCGTCCCTCCCTAAAGCTACATATACCATAGGTATAACACATACAAGGACATAGGCAGAATCGCAGGAAATGCTGAAGCTAAGCTTGAAAAACATCCTCTAAAAGAAAGCCAATTAACATGCAACTTCATGTCacacaagcagaaacaaaaagtcTGAGCTCAGAATTTAGTACCTGGTTTCCTCACCATTTCAGgatcataatttttaaaatgccagcaAATACTAGGTAAAACTTTAGAGAAATGCTTGATCAAAGAAACCTTTCAgtcatttttctcctcctaGGTAGTTCTATCCATCTCTGTGAAAGCCCAAGGGAAGTCACAGTTCTGAACGCTTAAGTCTCCATCAATCATAAGCTATTTTTTCTTAAGGTTATCTTcgtttgcaaaagaaaaatgcaaccCACTCTTGTGATATCCTTACTTTTTTGATTGATGTCATTTGTTCTTCTCTCCattcaggtttgtttttctttgcgTTCATAAAAAATTCGTTTACCCTCTGCTCAAGCTGATCCATTGCATCTGTAGCACAGGAAAAGATTGAGAAAAATGTTATCTTCTCATGTACATAAACATTATGAAACAAGGcggaatttttttcttaaacaaagtCGACAGGACTGAGGTGCAAACTATCAGAGaggaagaaaccaaaacaaccaaaacaaccaaGTGACAGTGGACAGAGGAGGGAAATATTTACCTTAATTTCCAAGAAGGAGAATTGCATTCTGGTAGGATTCTCATCAGGGTTCTTGTGCTCTCCAGCATGGGACAGGCAGGACTCCAAGTTCTAAAGGTTTTTTGTCCCTAAGAGCAGTGGTAGTGACTTAAAGCACGACCCAAACTCCTCACCCAGGGCTCTAGACTGCTGACTTTGGAACATTCTAGCCAGTTACAAACTgagcaggaaacaaaatgttctcCTAAGAGAAACAGtcaaatacaaaaccaaataattgaaaaaattaGTGCCTCAAAAAGGTAGAGCAACTGAAGAGTCAAGTCACCATCTAAGTCAAGGCCCTCTCCATTGTATGCTAGGAAGGGTGAGGGCAAATTGAAAGCACTCACAAAgtcactccccccacccccacacaGTAGCACTAAGGGGTAAATGCACTGATGAAATACTATCTGGACAGGATTCTCACTTACATGAAGTTGAGAAATATcctaagggaaaaaataaagctaccAATTCTCTAACATTAACTATcataaggaaggaaaatgtcAACTACAAGTTGCTTCATTTCGTTGTTTATTGAGTCAGAAACAGGgattcccttccctttccctccaccctccttcaaaattaaaaaaaaaaaaaaaggcactgagtTTACTATTTCAACAGCTGGACACTTGTGCATGCAACAGCTTGCATATTTCCAAAAACATGCAGCTGCCTTAGTCAAACTAGCTTGGACAGCCTTGCTAGTCTCAGGATAGATGATAGTACTGAAAATTTTTTCACAGCACTCTCAGCAATACTGTACAGATAGCAGTTTCAAATTAAACGTGACAATGCACCAACTACCTACAGACTTCAGGCTCTGGATGTAAAACTCTTAAGATACTTTCCAGAAACCACCATTAAAACTGGATCACATGATGGCCATCAACTcttacaaaaacaaacaaacaacccccccccccaaaacaaacagaaaaacaaaacaaacaaaaaaccccacaccaaaaCCAGTGAATTAACTAGTTCAAGAAACTCATGAATCCCCAAGTATGATTAACTCTTCAAATCCAATGAAGTCCAAAGGTTTTCTCACTCTGAAAATTCACAACTAGAACTAACTGTTCACATAAATAACCAAAAGTCATTCACACTAAATGATCAAAAACATCCATCGATTTTCCCTATGCTAGGAATATCCAGCATCAAAACCAACAGTAACCCAACAACTGATGGGACAGAGCACAATTAATCCCAAGCCAGAACAGTTGTGACATAGGGTCACATCAACTTTACTTAGACCCAAACAAAGTAGTCAAACAGTTTTGGTGTAAAACACTTTAAAGATGGGAGAATCTGTACAATGAGCATTTTCCACTTGCACTGTGTTATtcagggggaagatgaagaagCCTGAGCAGCAAGCAAGCAGCACATACTTCATGCGGAGGCTTCTAAAGCTTTGTTCTTTGACCAAAAGACTATAATTTGGTCCATAAAGCCAACAGACAAAATGTTCTATCTCCTGCTCCCAGAGTGCAGACAGCTAGGTGATAATTATTCTAATGGCTCCATAGacacgaaaaaaaaaaaattctttcttctttactttttaTTGAGGACAAATATCAGTCTGTGTGAAACTGCGTAAGGGAAAACTTCCACAGAAACCTCGTCTCTCCTGAAAGGGCAAAAATGGCAAACAGGAATGCAGGTCAGATCTATTAAATTATATGAAAAGTTCTCTCTGGTACACTCAAGTTCCTtcaccttttcttccccccctaCCTTTTCAATCCAACTGTGATACTATATTCTGAGATACTAATTTCTTACACGAGATTTCCCAAGAGAGTTGCCAGAAATGCTATTAGAAGAGAAGCCTTCTTCCAGAGCTTGACATTTTACCATGGAGGCCTGATAATCCGTGATTTGAACTTAAATagagaaacacattttatgCTCCACATGGAGCTCAGCTAAAGGTCAAGAGTCAAGTCACAACCCAGATGGTCTTCACTCCTCCCACAGCAGCCTTACCAGGACATACAGTAGGTACAGCTGGTTTATTATTTCTTCCAACAACAAACAGCAGCACCTGACCCATTAGAAGTCCATGTGGTCCAAACAGGACAGAATATAAAGTCAACATTGActctgaaacacagcagcacAGTTATCTCTGAATTACAACTCATGTAGGTTTCTGGGGCAGCATTGCTCACCGAAGTACTGTTTTCAAGTACTTCAGAGAATCTTCACAGTAAGTCACTATGTCACAGCATGAGAACAACCTCCAGGTTTGCACGTAGCATTCAGTGGGCAGTCTGGCAACTGATGTTGAAGAGATGCTAGTCCAGAAGTTTTGTAAATGTCTTTGGATGCTTTGTCACTCATTGTGCAAGAATTACAGAAGTACCAAGGTCTGAGATAATTTTTCTCTGGGTCTAAGGTTGGCTTTAGTATACAATATTCAGTGTTACTTGCTACTTCCAGTAATACAATATGGAGTGCTATTCGCCACTTCCAGTTAAAGCagaggaaatgacactactgCAACCTTGGCAGTGCTAGTTGGCTCAGTTCtgaaaaacacttcagaaaaactaCTAGCTTCTTTGTGTCCCTACTGAATAGAAGTAAAATCTGTGAACTTACTCAGAACTACCTAAGTCAGTGAGCTGCTCACTCCCTCTCCTGGTGCTCCCTAGCGACAGCTACTTCAGAGGTGTCATCTCCCATAAGGAGCCATTGCTCTGTTCCCACAACTTTAAGAACTGAACCCAAGACAGCACTTAGGCCAtagtatacaaaaaaaaaaaaaaagatcttacAGACAGTTCAACATGTGTCAATGAAGCCTGTTAAACAGACCTGCTGGGTCCACTAATGCAAATGTCCAAGGGAAAGCCTGAGACCGCACTTCAAAGTATTACAGGTTAAACCATTGTTTTCAAGAACTGTGCTCCCACGGCGTTGCATTTTGTACTCCTGTATGGCATTCACTTCTTATTTCAACCCTTgctctttctctcattcttctTTACAATAGTCTGACCCTTCTGTATTCACGACTCATCTTTTGTGCACTAAGTTTCATTAACAAAGACCTTTGTATCACAGTTACAGGTATTAATACAAATATTAATTGTGTGTTAAACGGCTGCAACGCCTAACTGGGTTTTACGGGACACCCCAGTCCCAGGTGAGAGACTACAttagaaaagatgaaaaggCAATGCTCCCTGAAAACGGCATAATGCAGGGTGTTATATCAGGATATAAGCAGAAATATACGAAGCGACCTACAAAGGAACCTACAGCAGACCGCACCTTTGGCTGCGCGTCTGCTAGGGCACAAGAGGCTAAGCAAGCAGCACCGTCACATACGCTAGTATGaggggagctggctggaaagTTTCAGAGACAGCATGCCGCTACCTGCTGAGGGAGCGGGACATAACTCACGTTCCAAACCACCATCACTGCTCTTAGGGATCAAAAATCTGAAGAGTTTGGGACGTGCCACGGAAAATGCCTTTGGGAGCAGCACAAGCCCAGGAGCGAAACTCCTGCGACATCCTACTTGCGCCGAGAcgggccggcgggcggcggccggggcggg of Haliaeetus albicilla chromosome 14, bHalAlb1.1, whole genome shotgun sequence contains these proteins:
- the ING3 gene encoding inhibitor of growth protein 3 isoform X3; its protein translation is MDQLEQRVNEFFMNAKKNKPEWREEQMTSIKKDYYKALEDADEKVQLANQIYDLVDRHLRKLDQELAKFKMELEADNAGITEILERRSLELDTPSQPVNNHHAHSHTPVEKRKHNPSSHHSTTDHVPEKKFKSEALLSTLTSDASKENTPGCRNNNSSSSSNNAYNTNSSQPLASYNLGSLSSGSGAGAITMAAAQAVQATAQMKEGRRTSSLKASYEAFKNNDFQLGREFSLSRDSTGYSSSALASTLTQTLSSSTTDSRSGRKSKNNNKSSSQQSSSSSSSSSLSSCSSSSALAQELSQQTAVIPESDSNSQVDWTYDPNEPRYCICNQVSYGEMVGCDNQDCPIEWFHYGCVGLTEAPKGKWYCPQCTAAMKRRGSRHK
- the ING3 gene encoding inhibitor of growth protein 3 isoform X2, coding for MLYLEDYLEMIEQLPMDLRDRFTEMREMDLQVQNAMDQLEQRVNEFFMNAKKNKPEWREEQMTSIKKDYYKALEDADEKVQLANQIYDLVDRHLRKLDQELAKFKMELEADNAGITEILERRSLELDTPSQPVNNHHAHSHTPVEKRKHNPSSHHSTTDHVPEKKFKSEALLSTLTSDASKENTPGSGAGAITMAAAQAVQATAQMKEGRRTSSLKASYEAFKNNDFQLGREFSLSRDSTGYSSSALASTLTQTLSSSTTDSRSGRKSKNNNKSSSQQSSSSSSSSSLSSCSSSSALAQELSQQTAVIPESDSNSQVDWTYDPNEPRYCICNQVSYGEMVGCDNQDCPIEWFHYGCVGLTEAPKGKWYCPQCTAAMKRRGSRHK
- the ING3 gene encoding inhibitor of growth protein 3 isoform X1 is translated as MLYLEDYLEMIEQLPMDLRDRFTEMREMDLQVQNAMDQLEQRVNEFFMNAKKNKPEWREEQMTSIKKDYYKALEDADEKVQLANQIYDLVDRHLRKLDQELAKFKMELEADNAGITEILERRSLELDTPSQPVNNHHAHSHTPVEKRKHNPSSHHSTTDHVPEKKFKSEALLSTLTSDASKENTPGCRNNNSSSSSNNAYNTNSSQPLASYNLGSLSSGSGAGAITMAAAQAVQATAQMKEGRRTSSLKASYEAFKNNDFQLGREFSLSRDSTGYSSSALASTLTQTLSSSTTDSRSGRKSKNNNKSSSQQSSSSSSSSSLSSCSSSSALAQELSQQTAVIPESDSNSQVDWTYDPNEPRYCICNQVSYGEMVGCDNQDCPIEWFHYGCVGLTEAPKGKWYCPQCTAAMKRRGSRHK